The following proteins are co-located in the bacterium genome:
- a CDS encoding CBS domain-containing protein, giving the protein MQGKLLQIMTSSPETVTSDESVEDALRKMRQQKCRHLPILDDETLVGIVSDRELRGYVLPTDALEADWDMIRARLQEPISHISQSNPLTLGPDDEIDDAIELMLEQDIGAIPVVEPAEGYLMGMVSYVDILRHALR; this is encoded by the coding sequence ATGCAAGGAAAACTACTTCAGATTATGACCTCTTCTCCAGAAACTGTGACATCTGATGAAAGTGTGGAAGATGCTCTTCGAAAAATGCGTCAGCAAAAGTGCCGCCATCTTCCAATACTCGATGATGAAACGTTAGTCGGGATTGTTAGCGATCGTGAGCTAAGAGGATATGTGCTTCCGACAGATGCCCTCGAAGCAGATTGGGATATGATTCGAGCACGGCTACAAGAACCAATTTCTCATATCTCACAAAGTAATCCACTTACCCTAGGACCCGATGATGAGATTGATGATGCTATTGAGCTAATGCTAGAGCAAGATATCGGTGCAATCCCTGTAGTGGAGCCAGCTGAAGGCTATCTTATGGGAATGGTAAGCTATGTTGATATTTTGCGGCATGCTCTTCGGTAA
- a CDS encoding ATP-dependent metallopeptidase FtsH/Yme1/Tma family protein yields the protein MESEKKIRINFWYIILFVWGFLLLQGIIRSRYAELHLPYSDFIVALERGEVDQLRISDKYIHGVIRDPNTGESKSFSSVRIDPELVETVSRSDVHFEGIFENTFFRDLLGWILPTLLLLGGWVFVIRYLANREGFGGGGFLAVGKSRARIYMEESTRVTFRDVAGVDEAKEELKEIITFLKEPSRYGRLGGRLPKGILLVGPPGTGKTLLARAVAGEAGVPFFSISGSEFVELFVGVGAARVRDLFEQARSKAPCIIFIDELDALGKARGFGAPGGGHDEKEQTLNQLLAELDGFDPSVGVVLLAATNRPEILDSALLRAGRFDRQVLVDRPDKRGREQILSVHIKGVVLGRDVRLEELAALTPGFTGADLANLVNEAALLATRREGIEVAMSDFTNAIERIIAGLEKKNRLFNPKEREIVAYHELGHALVSLALPGADPVVKVSIIPRGLGSLGHTISRPVEDRYLISRKDLMNKMIILFGGRTAESIIFGQVSTGAADDLMQATEIARSMVTRYGMEDSLGAVAYENIDSPYLARGNGTLYGSSKRYSEQTAYKIDQGVRELVEEAMREARIILEERKELLSYLAEILLERETFDGAELEELITNFKPIGQHNNSKAHAG from the coding sequence TTGGAGTCAGAAAAGAAAATTAGAATTAACTTCTGGTATATCATCCTTTTTGTATGGGGATTTCTTCTATTACAGGGGATTATTCGAAGCCGATATGCCGAACTTCATCTTCCATATAGCGATTTTATAGTTGCATTAGAGCGAGGAGAGGTCGATCAATTACGTATCTCAGATAAGTATATTCATGGAGTCATTCGGGATCCCAATACTGGAGAGAGTAAGTCTTTCTCTTCTGTCCGCATTGATCCTGAGCTTGTAGAGACTGTCTCTCGGTCTGATGTGCATTTTGAGGGCATTTTTGAAAACACATTCTTTCGGGATCTTCTTGGATGGATACTTCCTACACTCTTACTGTTAGGGGGATGGGTTTTCGTAATTCGATACCTAGCGAATCGTGAAGGTTTTGGTGGTGGAGGATTTTTGGCAGTTGGAAAGAGCCGTGCGCGGATATACATGGAAGAGAGTACTCGAGTGACATTTCGTGATGTTGCAGGAGTTGATGAAGCAAAAGAAGAATTGAAAGAAATTATTACTTTTTTGAAGGAACCAAGTCGATATGGACGGCTCGGTGGTCGTTTACCAAAAGGGATACTCCTTGTGGGGCCACCTGGTACAGGAAAGACTCTGCTTGCTCGTGCAGTGGCGGGTGAAGCCGGAGTGCCATTTTTCTCAATTAGTGGTTCTGAGTTTGTTGAACTATTTGTCGGAGTTGGTGCTGCCCGTGTTCGGGATCTCTTTGAGCAGGCACGGAGTAAGGCCCCATGTATCATTTTTATTGATGAATTAGATGCGCTTGGAAAAGCGAGAGGATTTGGTGCGCCAGGTGGAGGTCATGATGAAAAAGAGCAAACACTCAATCAACTCCTTGCTGAACTTGATGGATTTGATCCAAGTGTTGGAGTCGTGTTGCTTGCAGCAACGAATAGACCAGAAATCTTAGACTCAGCCTTGCTTCGTGCAGGACGATTTGACCGACAGGTATTAGTGGATAGGCCAGATAAGCGGGGACGAGAACAAATCCTCTCTGTGCATATTAAGGGAGTTGTTCTCGGAAGAGATGTTCGACTTGAAGAACTTGCAGCGCTTACCCCTGGATTTACAGGAGCAGATCTCGCAAATCTCGTTAATGAAGCTGCGCTTTTGGCGACTCGTCGAGAAGGTATTGAGGTTGCCATGAGTGATTTTACAAATGCCATTGAGCGTATTATTGCCGGTCTGGAGAAAAAGAATCGACTATTCAATCCTAAAGAGCGAGAGATTGTAGCGTACCACGAGCTAGGACATGCACTCGTTTCTTTGGCATTACCGGGCGCGGATCCAGTGGTCAAGGTCTCGATTATTCCTCGAGGGCTTGGCTCTTTAGGGCATACCATTTCAAGACCAGTAGAAGATCGATATCTTATTTCGCGAAAAGACTTGATGAATAAAATGATTATTTTATTTGGTGGTCGAACCGCTGAGAGTATCATTTTCGGTCAGGTCTCTACTGGAGCGGCTGATGATCTCATGCAGGCAACGGAGATTGCTCGCAGTATGGTTACTCGCTACGGGATGGAAGATTCATTAGGAGCGGTAGCGTATGAAAATATTGATAGTCCCTATCTGGCAAGGGGCAATGGTACACTTTATGGATCTAGTAAGCGGTATAGCGAACAAACGGCATACAAGATTGATCAAGGGGTAAGGGAATTGGTCGAAGAGGCGATGAGAGAGGCTCGCATCATCCTCGAAGAAAGAAAAGAGCTCCTGTCTTATCTTGCAGAAATTCTTTTGGAAAGGGAAACATTTGATGGCGCGGAACTTGAAGAATTAATCACAAACTTCAAACCAATTGGACAGCATAATAATAGTAAAGCTCATGCTGGGTAG
- a CDS encoding ATPase — MSEHLTPFDPHLKRGHYLQDPYHDVNHDAFRLRGKLRDGSACNTCSVVFHKGLMRWADDVNSEYPEKDRSKGHFECPACQRVRERIPGGVVTIRGMFFHQHEEEILNLIKSLEHEEHSQHPMQRIISMMPIRLGLEITTTYEHLARRIGDALQSAYHGELQIQYSKGEKLVRVVWCRGE, encoded by the coding sequence ATGTCAGAGCACCTAACGCCATTCGATCCACACCTCAAGAGAGGCCACTATCTACAGGATCCATATCATGATGTGAATCACGATGCTTTTCGTCTTCGCGGAAAGCTTCGAGATGGAAGCGCATGTAATACATGCAGCGTAGTTTTTCATAAGGGGTTAATGCGTTGGGCGGATGATGTCAATTCTGAGTATCCAGAAAAAGATAGGTCAAAGGGGCATTTTGAGTGTCCGGCGTGTCAGAGGGTGAGAGAGCGAATCCCAGGAGGGGTCGTAACAATCCGAGGTATGTTTTTCCATCAACACGAGGAAGAAATTCTAAACTTAATTAAATCTCTTGAACACGAAGAGCACTCTCAGCATCCGATGCAGAGGATCATATCTATGATGCCTATAAGACTCGGTCTTGAAATTACGACTACCTATGAACATCTTGCTCGACGAATTGGCGATGCTCTGCAGAGCGCTTATCATGGAGAGCTGCAAATCCAATATTCCAAAGGGGAGAAATTAGTCCGAGTAGTCTGGTGTCGCGGAGAGTGA
- a CDS encoding Glu/Leu/Phe/Val dehydrogenase has protein sequence MKKIQDQLQAFAETRPELIFEWNDRETEARGWLVINSLRGGAAGGGTRMRPGLDCDEVTALAKTMEIKFTVSGPTIGGAKSGINFDPNDPRKDEVLDRWFKAVSPILKHYYGTGGDLNVDEIRDVIPRLERFGVFHPQEGVLCGHFNPSETGKIDKIGQLRRGVSLPVKSELFTPSPNTFTVADLITGYGVAESIRHYYEIWNGALEGKRIAVQGWGNVGASAAYYLSRMGGNIVAITDRDGGVARANGFSAEEIADLLCTRQGNALHSKEKISHQALQDQFWKSGAEIFIPAAASRLVTHQHVDMMIQGGLELIASGANVPFEEKEIFFGPLTQYVDGKVALIPDFIANCGMARAFSYLMLEQADVSEESIFSDTSQCIENAMRELYANEQKHTELTTRAFVNALHKIHGRRDKLPVEISELEFNTETTHTTAEARLESQ, from the coding sequence ATGAAGAAAATTCAAGATCAACTTCAAGCATTTGCGGAAACTCGTCCAGAACTCATTTTTGAATGGAATGACAGAGAAACCGAAGCGAGAGGCTGGCTTGTAATTAACTCCCTGAGAGGCGGCGCAGCTGGTGGCGGCACCCGTATGCGGCCTGGTCTAGATTGCGATGAAGTTACTGCTCTCGCAAAAACGATGGAGATTAAGTTCACCGTCTCTGGCCCAACTATCGGAGGGGCGAAGTCGGGTATTAACTTTGACCCAAACGATCCTCGGAAAGATGAGGTACTCGATCGATGGTTTAAGGCGGTAAGCCCTATCCTCAAGCACTACTACGGAACAGGTGGCGACCTGAATGTAGATGAGATTCGCGATGTTATCCCGCGGCTCGAGCGGTTCGGGGTCTTTCACCCCCAGGAGGGAGTGCTGTGTGGGCATTTTAATCCGTCTGAAACTGGGAAGATTGATAAAATCGGACAACTTCGAAGAGGAGTCTCCCTACCGGTAAAGTCGGAGCTCTTCACCCCGAGCCCGAATACGTTCACGGTAGCTGACCTCATTACCGGTTATGGCGTTGCAGAGTCAATCCGACACTATTATGAAATCTGGAATGGCGCATTAGAAGGAAAGCGCATCGCTGTACAGGGATGGGGAAATGTTGGTGCCAGTGCTGCATACTATCTCTCACGCATGGGCGGAAACATTGTAGCAATTACGGACCGAGATGGTGGTGTGGCACGAGCCAACGGCTTCTCCGCTGAAGAAATTGCCGACCTCCTTTGTACACGTCAGGGAAATGCACTGCACAGCAAAGAAAAAATCTCTCATCAAGCTCTTCAGGACCAATTTTGGAAAAGCGGTGCTGAGATATTTATTCCAGCTGCTGCCTCGCGGCTCGTTACCCATCAACACGTTGATATGATGATTCAAGGAGGGCTCGAGCTCATAGCATCGGGCGCTAATGTTCCTTTCGAGGAAAAAGAGATTTTCTTCGGACCGTTAACTCAGTATGTCGATGGAAAAGTCGCCCTGATCCCCGATTTCATTGCCAACTGCGGTATGGCGCGAGCCTTTTCGTACCTGATGCTAGAGCAAGCAGATGTCTCAGAAGAATCAATCTTCTCTGATACTTCTCAGTGTATTGAGAATGCGATGCGAGAACTTTATGCAAATGAGCAGAAACATACTGAACTTACCACCCGAGCTTTTGTAAACGCACTCCACAAAATTCATGGGCGCCGAGACAAACTACCTGTTGAAATAAGTGAATTAGAGTTCAATACAGAGACCACTCATACAACAGCTGAGGCGAGACTCGAAAGTCAATAA
- a CDS encoding homogentisate 1,2-dioxygenase, producing MAQKQKYMPGFGNDFETESLEGALPQGQNSPQKCNYGLYAEQLSGSPFTAPRGTNERSWLYRIRPSVRHTNQFHPIEVPLWKTAPGKDEHSLSLGQLRWDPTPIPSTPTDFLHGVRTITTAGDCMTQTGMSSHVYVMNQTNKHEYFFNADGELLFVPQDGEICLFTEMGRIELTPGEICVIPRGMIFKVELVGKSARGYICENYGAKFSLPDRGPIGANCLANPRDFKTPVAAYEDKEELCTLSVKWCGKFYKTEIDHSPLDVVAWHGNYAPYKYDLNCYSPVGAILFDHPDPSIFTVLTAPTEEQGTANVDFVIFPPRWLVAEHTFRPPWYHRNIMSEFMGLICGQYDAKEKGFVPGGISLHNMMLPHGPDAFGFKKATEGELKPVKLENTMAFMFETRFPQMVTRFAAEAPTLQTDYLDCWKGLEKRFDGSPGVK from the coding sequence ATGGCTCAAAAACAAAAATATATGCCTGGATTCGGCAATGATTTCGAAACGGAGTCTCTAGAAGGTGCTCTTCCGCAGGGACAAAACTCTCCCCAGAAGTGCAACTACGGACTGTATGCTGAACAACTCTCTGGCTCTCCTTTCACAGCACCTCGAGGCACAAACGAACGCTCCTGGCTTTACCGTATTCGGCCATCAGTGCGGCACACGAATCAGTTCCATCCCATTGAAGTGCCACTTTGGAAAACTGCTCCAGGAAAAGACGAGCACTCCCTTTCACTTGGTCAACTCCGCTGGGATCCGACCCCGATACCCTCTACACCTACAGATTTTCTGCATGGTGTACGCACCATAACCACCGCAGGTGATTGCATGACTCAAACGGGAATGAGTTCTCACGTCTATGTGATGAATCAAACGAACAAACACGAGTATTTCTTCAACGCTGATGGTGAACTCCTGTTTGTGCCCCAGGATGGGGAGATCTGCCTCTTTACCGAGATGGGAAGAATTGAGCTTACTCCAGGAGAAATCTGTGTGATTCCTCGTGGAATGATTTTCAAGGTAGAGTTAGTAGGAAAGTCTGCTCGAGGATATATTTGCGAAAATTATGGCGCCAAGTTTTCTTTGCCAGATCGAGGTCCAATCGGAGCAAATTGTCTGGCAAATCCACGAGATTTTAAGACGCCTGTTGCCGCGTACGAAGACAAAGAAGAACTGTGCACGTTATCAGTAAAGTGGTGTGGGAAATTTTATAAGACAGAGATTGATCACTCACCCTTGGACGTAGTGGCTTGGCATGGCAACTATGCACCATACAAGTATGACCTAAACTGCTACTCACCAGTGGGAGCCATACTTTTTGATCATCCAGATCCGTCGATCTTCACAGTTCTTACAGCCCCGACAGAGGAGCAAGGAACTGCTAATGTCGATTTTGTGATCTTTCCTCCGCGGTGGTTGGTTGCTGAACATACGTTTCGACCTCCATGGTATCACCGCAACATCATGAGTGAATTCATGGGACTAATCTGCGGCCAATATGATGCGAAAGAAAAAGGATTCGTCCCTGGTGGCATTAGCCTGCACAACATGATGTTACCTCATGGACCCGATGCCTTCGGCTTCAAAAAAGCTACCGAAGGCGAGTTGAAACCAGTAAAATTAGAAAATACGATGGCGTTTATGTTTGAAACTCGGTTCCCACAAATGGTAACCCGCTTTGCTGCTGAAGCTCCCACGCTGCAAACTGACTATCTTGACTGCTGGAAGGGGCTGGAGAAAAGATTCGACGGTTCACCCGGAGTCAAGTAG
- the msrB gene encoding peptide-methionine (R)-S-oxide reductase — protein sequence MKFLTESRMGYRSRLAVLFLGFLSWVAMYYVHSLEAQEREKPGETEAASQIGQQEESDMNEAVLRRSWVDFCGQDTEQCAAPSKDSLREKLSPLQYYVTQEDGTERAFQNEYWDNKREGIYVDIVSGEPLFSSKDKYDSGTGWPSFTRPIAEQALTEKQDRKLFVRRTEVRSRGADSHLGHVFPDGPKPTGLRYCINSAALRFIPKEYLAEEGYAVYLPLFD from the coding sequence ATGAAGTTCCTTACTGAATCGAGGATGGGGTATCGGTCGAGGCTTGCGGTTCTTTTCCTAGGCTTTTTGAGTTGGGTCGCAATGTACTATGTGCATTCACTCGAAGCGCAAGAACGGGAAAAGCCAGGCGAAACCGAGGCTGCATCACAGATAGGCCAGCAAGAGGAGAGTGATATGAATGAAGCTGTTTTGCGGAGAAGTTGGGTCGATTTTTGTGGTCAGGATACAGAGCAGTGCGCTGCGCCTTCGAAGGATAGCCTTCGAGAGAAACTGAGCCCCCTGCAGTACTATGTTACGCAAGAAGACGGCACTGAGCGCGCCTTTCAAAATGAGTACTGGGACAATAAACGAGAAGGGATATACGTGGATATTGTCTCAGGCGAGCCACTCTTTAGCTCGAAGGATAAGTATGATTCAGGCACCGGCTGGCCAAGTTTCACCCGTCCCATTGCCGAGCAGGCATTAACCGAGAAGCAAGACCGGAAACTCTTTGTCCGTAGAACAGAAGTGCGCTCTCGGGGAGCTGACTCGCATCTCGGACATGTATTCCCCGATGGACCGAAGCCAACGGGGCTGAGGTACTGCATCAACTCAGCGGCTCTTCGATTTATTCCGAAAGAGTATTTAGCGGAAGAAGGGTATGCGGTGTATCTCCCACTGTTCGATTAA
- a CDS encoding ATP-binding cassette domain-containing protein, translated as MATAPPTIKCHSLRKSFSTYEKGAGMLGSLRSFFHRTYRTVTAVDNFSFEAGSSQIIGLLGPNGAGKTTIMKMLTGIIVPSSGTVEVLGHVPSARSRELRKKISLVMGQKSQLWWDIPAYDSLQLLGHYYEVAPPVFRRRVHELSEMLSVENLLHIHVRKLSLGERMKLELMASLLHEPEVLFLDEPTIGLDLVAQRKIRKFLLEYQKLRGTTIILTSHYMGDVHALADRIVLLLDGQSRFDGTLTEFENLFGHEKYVQVEFSRAVDQNDSLWQSLHPEWEPDGLRVELRISADAFRETLNAITARFPISNLSSEKLPIERVMTSILENPHLLPTAPELSTHSQSI; from the coding sequence ATGGCAACAGCACCCCCAACTATAAAGTGTCACTCATTACGCAAGTCTTTTTCGACCTACGAAAAAGGAGCTGGGATGCTTGGATCGCTTCGTTCTTTTTTCCACCGCACCTATCGGACAGTTACTGCCGTAGACAACTTCTCATTTGAAGCTGGCTCATCACAGATAATTGGTCTTCTCGGTCCAAATGGCGCAGGGAAGACTACGATCATGAAAATGCTCACTGGAATCATTGTTCCTTCTTCTGGCACAGTCGAGGTTCTGGGGCATGTACCCTCAGCACGCTCTCGTGAACTCAGAAAGAAGATCAGTCTCGTGATGGGGCAAAAGTCTCAACTGTGGTGGGACATCCCCGCTTATGACTCACTACAACTCCTTGGGCACTACTATGAAGTTGCACCCCCGGTATTCCGCCGCAGGGTTCATGAACTATCGGAAATGCTCTCCGTGGAGAATCTCCTTCATATTCATGTTCGAAAACTCTCACTTGGTGAACGCATGAAGCTTGAACTCATGGCGTCACTCCTCCATGAACCAGAGGTATTATTTCTTGATGAACCGACAATCGGGCTAGACCTTGTAGCCCAAAGAAAAATTCGAAAGTTCTTGCTCGAGTATCAGAAATTAAGAGGAACAACGATTATTCTCACATCTCACTATATGGGTGATGTACATGCATTGGCTGATCGAATCGTATTGCTACTAGACGGACAATCTCGTTTTGATGGCACGCTTACTGAATTTGAAAACCTTTTTGGTCATGAGAAATATGTCCAAGTGGAATTCTCAAGGGCAGTCGATCAGAACGACTCGCTATGGCAGTCACTACATCCAGAATGGGAGCCAGACGGCTTAAGAGTTGAACTGCGCATTTCAGCTGATGCCTTCCGCGAGACACTGAATGCTATTACGGCTCGCTTCCCTATCTCGAATCTCTCATCGGAAAAACTTCCGATAGAAAGAGTGATGACTTCAATTTTAGAGAATCCCCACCTTTTACCGACTGCGCCAGAGCTCTCGACTCATTCACAGAGCATATAA
- a CDS encoding glycosyltransferase family 2 protein — protein MEELSLKKVIREDSCNEHTVHMNIDLTGDTENEEPFISVIIPAFNEERRLPPTLLDTIDFLDDFGQDYEVIVVDDGSSDETSTVVQKFEKIRRQVRLIRLPKNYGKGHAVRTGALNAHGRLILFTDADGSTPIAEVKRLIAAIDSGADVAIGSRAMQSEETEVQALLFRKIIGRIFNRIVNIILLPKIADTQCGFKLFSQKAASFLFLHQTSDGFSFDIELLFLARKSNIVVKEVPINWQNIPGSKVNLVTDSVKMFIDIFRFAWLHRGIQPKSFQEMADSNDPSTDENSPSSLNETLTS, from the coding sequence GTGGAAGAGCTGAGCTTGAAAAAAGTTATCCGAGAAGATAGCTGCAATGAACATACTGTGCATATGAATATAGACCTCACGGGGGATACAGAGAACGAAGAGCCCTTCATCTCAGTTATTATTCCGGCATTTAATGAAGAACGCCGACTTCCACCAACCCTTCTTGATACAATTGATTTTCTCGATGATTTTGGACAGGACTATGAAGTCATAGTCGTAGACGATGGCAGCTCTGATGAGACTTCCACAGTTGTACAAAAATTCGAGAAAATTCGGAGGCAGGTGCGGCTTATTAGACTCCCGAAAAACTATGGGAAGGGTCATGCCGTAAGAACTGGAGCTCTAAATGCTCATGGCCGCCTTATTCTCTTCACCGATGCAGATGGCTCAACGCCAATCGCTGAAGTTAAACGTCTCATCGCGGCAATCGATAGTGGCGCTGATGTTGCGATTGGCTCTAGAGCAATGCAATCTGAAGAGACTGAAGTTCAAGCACTCCTCTTCAGGAAAATCATCGGGCGGATATTTAACCGCATTGTAAATATCATTCTCCTCCCGAAAATTGCTGACACGCAATGTGGATTTAAGCTTTTTTCTCAAAAGGCAGCCTCCTTTCTTTTCTTGCATCAGACAAGCGACGGATTTAGTTTTGATATTGAGCTGCTCTTCCTTGCAAGAAAATCAAATATCGTGGTTAAAGAAGTGCCTATTAACTGGCAAAATATTCCAGGATCCAAAGTGAATCTCGTCACCGATAGCGTGAAAATGTTTATAGATATTTTCCGATTCGCGTGGCTTCACCGCGGCATACAGCCAAAAAGCTTCCAGGAAATGGCGGATTCAAATGACCCCTCTACAGATGAAAATTCTCCATCCTCGCTGAACGAAACTCTCACCAGTTAA
- a CDS encoding glucosidase produces MRNLATAEYIRLVEAAQRSHHWKRWGPYLPERQWGTVREDYSPDGSCWEYFPYERSRSRVFRWGEDGLLGWCDRKCRLCFSLSVWNGKDSHLKEKLFGLTGPQGNHGEDVKELYYYLKALPTYAFAEAAYIYPVNAFPYQMLKEEALRRSRYEPEFEIFDVPELFESGYFDIRIRYSKGSPNDTLVEIVVKNISSAPQVLHLIPSLWFRNTWSWGRTGEAFGPEPFLRADGENIATAHHETLGDYRFAFDQSVQDGEFLWTNNETNFEKLFHEASPTPYVKDAFHRYLVDGEVTAINSESQGTKLGVHTALDLKPDEERILRYRLTKESEFSGIDFGEAFQRTFSAREGECSEFYRSVIRPETTDAHRKIAEQAYSGLLWSKQFYYYSVYEWMKGDPSQPKPAEERKDKRNREWKHLYNMDVISVPDKWEYPWYAAWDLAFHALGYARVDPDYAKGQLLLLLREWYMHPNGQIPAYEFAFSDVNPPVHAWACWRVYKMTGARGKRDREFLERVFHKLLINFTWWVNRKDVRGNNLFTGGFLGLDNIGVFDRSGPAPLDGHLEQSDATAWMAFYCGTMLSMALELAREERSYSDIASKFFEHFVMITDSMNTLGGTGLWDDTDGFYYDQLQLDEEAHLLKIRSLVGLIPIIAVEILDDRVVDSLPGFKKRLEWFLKHRSDLAKHITYLEHSGPEHYGKRLLALPSRDRLQSILEYVLNEDEFLSPYGIRSLSRYHHDHPYVFDLLSQQESSLSEDLESRHLEVSYTPGESNSLMFGGNSNWRGPVWLPTNYLIIEALEKYHHFYGDSFQVEFPRGSGKMMNLLQASQEISRRLIALFEEDETGKRPYMGSAPHPIVHSREQRGRVLFSEYFHGDTGQGLGASHQTGWTALVALLIEKVSRAEEESRGVIGEQLSLRS; encoded by the coding sequence ATGCGAAATTTGGCCACAGCTGAATATATACGACTTGTTGAGGCGGCTCAGCGTTCGCACCATTGGAAGCGATGGGGACCGTATCTTCCTGAGCGACAATGGGGGACTGTTCGAGAGGACTATTCCCCCGATGGCTCTTGTTGGGAGTATTTCCCTTATGAACGCTCTCGTTCACGGGTATTTCGTTGGGGGGAGGACGGGTTGCTCGGTTGGTGTGATCGAAAGTGCCGGCTCTGCTTCTCACTTTCAGTTTGGAACGGGAAGGATTCTCATCTCAAGGAGAAGTTGTTCGGGCTTACTGGCCCTCAGGGGAATCATGGAGAGGATGTTAAAGAACTTTACTATTACCTGAAGGCGCTTCCTACGTATGCCTTTGCTGAGGCTGCTTACATTTATCCTGTAAATGCCTTTCCGTACCAGATGCTAAAAGAAGAAGCATTGCGGCGGTCGCGCTACGAACCAGAGTTTGAGATTTTTGACGTACCGGAGCTATTTGAATCCGGATACTTTGATATTCGCATCCGGTATTCCAAGGGGTCACCGAACGATACGTTGGTGGAGATTGTGGTAAAAAATATCTCCTCAGCACCTCAGGTATTACACCTGATACCGTCGCTTTGGTTCCGAAATACATGGAGTTGGGGAAGGACGGGAGAAGCGTTTGGCCCGGAACCATTTCTTCGGGCGGACGGAGAGAATATCGCGACTGCGCACCATGAGACTCTTGGAGACTATCGTTTTGCCTTTGATCAATCTGTGCAGGATGGGGAGTTTCTGTGGACGAATAACGAAACAAATTTTGAAAAGCTTTTTCATGAGGCAAGCCCGACGCCGTATGTAAAAGATGCCTTTCACCGTTATCTTGTTGATGGGGAAGTCACTGCTATCAATAGCGAGTCCCAAGGCACAAAACTAGGGGTGCATACCGCTCTGGACCTTAAGCCGGATGAGGAGCGCATTCTGCGATATCGGCTAACAAAAGAGAGTGAGTTCTCTGGAATAGACTTTGGAGAGGCGTTTCAAAGGACGTTCAGTGCTCGAGAGGGAGAGTGTAGCGAGTTTTATCGTAGTGTCATTCGGCCTGAGACAACTGATGCGCATCGTAAAATTGCTGAGCAAGCCTATAGCGGTTTGCTCTGGTCGAAGCAGTTTTACTACTACTCCGTTTATGAGTGGATGAAGGGCGATCCCTCTCAGCCGAAACCTGCCGAAGAGCGTAAGGATAAGCGTAATAGAGAATGGAAGCATCTGTACAATATGGATGTCATCTCAGTGCCGGATAAGTGGGAATATCCATGGTATGCCGCATGGGATCTTGCTTTTCATGCACTGGGCTATGCGCGAGTCGATCCTGATTACGCGAAGGGGCAATTATTGCTGCTCTTGAGAGAGTGGTACATGCACCCTAACGGTCAGATCCCTGCTTATGAATTTGCATTTTCGGATGTAAATCCACCAGTTCATGCGTGGGCTTGTTGGCGTGTCTATAAAATGACAGGTGCCAGAGGGAAAAGAGATCGTGAATTCTTAGAGAGAGTATTCCACAAGCTCCTCATTAACTTTACATGGTGGGTAAATCGGAAAGATGTTCGCGGAAATAATCTTTTTACTGGGGGATTTCTTGGACTCGATAATATCGGAGTATTTGATCGCTCAGGACCAGCTCCGCTTGATGGGCACTTAGAGCAGTCCGATGCGACAGCATGGATGGCATTTTATTGCGGCACAATGCTGTCGATGGCACTGGAGCTCGCTAGAGAAGAGCGCTCATATTCTGACATTGCCTCAAAATTCTTCGAGCACTTTGTAATGATTACCGACTCGATGAATACGCTCGGTGGAACTGGATTATGGGATGATACGGATGGATTTTACTATGACCAGTTGCAGCTTGATGAAGAGGCGCATCTCCTTAAGATTCGTTCTTTAGTAGGACTGATACCAATAATCGCTGTCGAGATTCTTGATGATCGTGTTGTTGACTCTCTGCCTGGTTTCAAGAAGCGATTAGAGTGGTTTTTAAAGCATCGGTCGGATCTTGCAAAGCACATTACATACCTTGAGCACTCTGGGCCAGAACACTACGGGAAAAGATTACTTGCCCTCCCATCGCGCGATCGTCTTCAGAGTATTCTGGAATATGTATTGAATGAGGATGAGTTCTTGTCGCCTTATGGTATTCGCTCTCTCTCTCGCTATCATCATGACCATCCGTATGTATTCGATCTCCTGTCCCAGCAGGAATCGTCGTTGTCTGAGGATCTTGAAAGTCGGCATCTTGAGGTTTCGTATACCCCGGGCGAGTCTAACAGTCTTATGTTTGGGGGGAATTCAAATTGGCGCGGCCCCGTATGGCTACCGACAAATTACCTCATTATTGAAGCGCTTGAGAAATATCACCATTTCTATGGAGATTCCTTTCAAGTCGAGTTCCCGCGAGGCTCAGGGAAGATGATGAATCTTCTTCAGGCAAGCCAGGAGATTTCTCGCCGACTTATTGCCCTTTTTGAAGAGGATGAGACGGGCAAAAGACCTTACATGGGAAGTGCGCCTCACCCGATTGTGCATTCAAGAGAGCAGCGGGGCAGGGTACTCTTTTCAGAATACTTCCATGGTGATACTGGCCAAGGTTTGGGAGCGAGTCACCAGACTGGTTGGACTGCGCTTGTGGCACTCTTAATAGAAAAAGTTTCAAGGGCGGAAGAAGAGAGCAGGGGAGTTATCGGTGAGCAACTTTCGCTTCGGTCTTAG